The genomic stretch AGGCTGCAACCATCATTGCTGCATTTGTTTATAACACGGCACAGCGGGAAGAAAAAATTCCCCGGAAAGAATTGCCAAAGCCCAGGGGCAATGCAGGTAGAAATTTTTAACCGGAATAAGGAAGGCGCATTTAAAATGCGCCTTCCTTAATTAATTATATGCCGGAACAGGTTATTTTTCTTTTGCTACGGTCAGCCTGGTAAATTCCGAACCGCTGTAGATCTTGGCCAGTTTATTATCACTGGTCTTTTTCCACTCCGGGATATGCACCTCAGAAACAATGCGCCAGAAGTTTTTTGATTTAAGGTCTTCGTAATCGGGCGAAGTGACAAAGATCCCAACTATGGAATTCCGTTTTTTGAATTCAATCTTAACACTTGTCTTAGCCAGGTGAGAGGGCTCAAGAAATTTTGTGATCACATCGTTTACCATATTTTCAATTTCCGGCAAATGTACGCTAAATAAGGCTCTTAATCTAATTTAATTATACCCGGTAGCAGACCGCATTGATATTCATACCCGCACCTACGGAGGCAAAAAGGATCACATCCCCCTGTTTTAAATTGTGTTCCGGCATCCTTCCTTTTCTTACCATATCATATAAAGTAGGTATGGTGGCTACCGAACTGTTGCCAAGGTTATGTATGCTCATGGGCATTATATTACCGGGAACAACGGAAATACCATACAGTTTATACATCTCCTTAATGATCCCTTCATCCATTTTTTCATTGGCCTGGTGAATAAATATCTTTTTCACGTCACCGATGTTCACCCCGCTGTTATCCAGGCATGTCTTCATGGCCAATGGTACATACTTGATGGCATATTCATACACTTTTCTTCCCTTCATTTTTATATACCGTATGCGGGGATCAGAATCCGGGTAATAGGATTTACCCAGGTGCAGGTAATCAACCTCGGCCCCGCAATGCGACTGAACACTGCTCCCCAGTACACCGCTCCCTGTTTCTGCTGCATTTTTGGCCTCCAGCACACTGGCGCCTGCACCATCCGAAAAGATCATGCTGTCCCGGTCATACACATCAAGCACCCGGGATAATGTTTCGGTACCGATCACCAGGCATTTCCTGGCAATGCCTGCTTTGAAATAAGCATCGGCCTGGATCACTCCCTGTACCCATCCCGGGCAACCAAACAGTATATCGTACGGAACGCAGGAAGGATTTTTAATTTTCAGGGAATGTTTAACACGTGATGCAAGGGCAGGCAACACATCGGTTTGAATGGTGTGCTTGATCACATTCCCGAAATTATGCGCCACGATGATCTGGTCGATGGTCTCCGGATCACAGCCGGAATCCTCAATGGCTATCCTGGCAGCTTCGGCGGCCATATCAGAAGACTCAATACCGGCAGGGGCATAACGGCGCTCCTGGATACCGGTTATCTGTTTGAACTTTTCTACAATGATATGGGGTTCTATATCCAGTGCTGAATTATCCTCTGCATAAAAATTATGGCTGGCAAAATCCTGGTTGGTCTTTACATAAGCCGGTATGTAGCTGCCTGTGCCTGTAATCACAGTTCGAACTGACTGGTTCATAAAAAAGAATTAAAACGTAATAAATGGCAGGCTATCGCTGATTATAAAGTTACCAAATAATCATTCGAAAACTACTTTTTTCCCAACGTATTTTACGGGTCAGTCTTAATTAATAACAGTAAGTTTGGTTACTAATATGATTTTATGAGACGAAGTCTGCCTTCTGTTTTTATACTATTTTTCCTTTTGTACCAGGTTCCGGCCCGGTCCCAACCAGCAGTTTCTATCCCGGCTTATACTGCCTATGCCGTGCCGGAAGAAGAAGGTACGGAGGATGATGAAAGTAAAATGTTCTCCGTAAAAAATGGTTTACAAAACTGGACGGACAACAAATACCAAATACAGTTCTTTTTCAGGATCAGGAACAAAGGCAGCCTGCAGCTTTCGCTTTTACTAAAAAATGATAGCCCCGGAAATTTGTTATCCATTACAGTAGCCGGGAAGAACTTCAGTCTTACCGTTCCCCGGTCCAAAGAATTTAAGACGGTGAAAATAGGTTCAGTGCCGGTCACGGATACAGGATTTTATGTGCTAACGATCGCATCGCCTGTAAAAAAATCCGGCACGATCGCCGATATAAAATCACTGGAGCTGAGCGGCGATGCTGTCCGGAACATTCATTTTAATTCAAATGCAAGGAGAAATTCCGCGTCGGTACATCTTTTATACCCGCTTCCCGATACGGTGAACGTGATCTCGTTCTACAACGAGATCAGCATCCCCGAAGGTGCCGATCATTTACATAGCTATTACATGGCATGCGGTTTTGCCCGGGGCTATTTTGGGATACAGGTCAACAGTGCCACCGAACGGAGAGTGATCTTTTCTGTCTGGGACGCAGGTAATGAAGCGGTTGACAGGAACAAGGTGGCCGCTGAAAACAAAGTACAGCTGATCGCCAAAGGGGAAGATGTTTTTGCAGATGGCTTTGGAAATGAAGGCACCGGTGGCCACAGTCATTGGGTGTACAACTGGAAGGCAGGCGAAACCTATAAGCTTCTGGTAACAGCCACAACAGATACTGCTGCGAACAGCACTACTTACGCCGGTTATTTCTTCTTACCGGAACAGCAGAAATGGAAACTCATCGCAGCATTTAAAGCCCCCAAAGATGGCAAGCCCTTACGGAAACTATATTCTTTTGTTGAAAATTTCCAGGGAACGAACGGCCAGTTGTCCCGCAAAGCCTATTTCGGCAATCAATGGATACGAAAAGAGAACGGCGAGTGGAAAGAAATGACCAAAAGCACATTCAGTTATGACGCCACCGGCAAGGCGGGCGACCGGGTCGATCATGGCGGCGGGGCTGAAAACAACAGGTTCTATTTATGGAACGGAGGCTTCAAACCTGCAGATGCACGGTTCGGCGAACCCTTTAACAGAACAGCAACCGGGGAAAAACCGGTTATTGATCTATATAAAAATGCCGACAGCCTGGCGGAGATCAGCAAAGAGAATAAACAAATATTTGCAGCGATACAGGAAGGGAAATTTGATACGACCGGAAGTTCTGCCGGCATTTATTATAAGATATTGCAGGAAGGCAATGGCGACTTTGTTTCTCTGAATGATACCCTGGTTGTGTATTACAAGGGACAATTATTGAATGGTTCCGTATTTGATCAAACAAAAGACAAACCGGCTGTTTTTCCCTTAAAGCGCCTCATCAAGGGCTGGCAGGCAGGCCTTCCTTTTTGCAGGCAGGGGGGCAAAATAAGGCTGATCATCCCATCCCCGCTGGCTTATTCTATCCGGAATTTGGGAGTGATACCCCCAAACAGTGTGCTGATCTTTGATGTAGAAGTACTTGAAATAAGAAGGCCGCATTAGCAAATACGGAATAAATCTGGTCAGTTAAGAATAAAACACTATATTTGCGCTTTATTAATTACAATACAATTTTAAAATGGAAAGTACACAAAAAGGCACCGTTAAGTTTTTCAATTCTGAAAAAGGATTCGGTTTTATCAAACACGACGATTCAAACAAAGAAACTTTTGTTCACGTTAGTGGATTAATCAGCGATATCAAAGAAGGCGACAGCGTGGAATTTGACCTGAAAGAAGGGAAAAAAGGAATGAATGCCGTTAATGTTAAAGTAGTAGGCTAATACTTAACCTCACAAGCTTCAGGGCCGTCCGTTAATATGGATGGCCCTTATTTTTTGCCTGCCCTGGTAATCTTTTGCAAAAAAGCCGAACAAATCACCGGAATTTGCTGTTTGTTGATAAATTTACATCCCATAATCATCATCAAAATGAAAAAGACCGCTCTCCTGCTTTCAGGTATCCTGGTATCCGTGATCGCATTTTCGCAAACGGCTGCCGTTAAACCCATTAATCCAGGTAAAATTCAATTAAGCGACGGACAAAAGATCATTGCTGCCAGCTCCATCGCCATTGAAGCAGACATGGGCATGGGTATGCAACTCAACAGCAACACCGCTTCTGAAAACATCCTGGAAGTTAAAAGCAGTACTGCAAAAGACTACACCATTACCAGTACACTTACTAAACTAAAAGTGGATTTTAACATGGCAGGGCAGTCAACCAATTATGATTCAGAAAAGAACAGCACCCCTTCATCGGATATCGAAAAGACATTTGCCGAAAGACTGAACAAGCCGGTGGATGTGATCCTGGACAACACAACCGGTACGGCAACCCTCAAAGAAAAGCAAAAGAAAAGTGATGGTGAAGAGGAGAACCCGATGGGTGGATTGATGAATGCCTTTGCCGAAAGTTCAGACGATGCAGTGGTTTCCGGTGCTTTCGAACTGATCCCTGCCGGTAAAAGTATTGGGGACAGCTGGTCCGATACCACCAGGTCGAAAGAGATGACCACCATCCGTAATTACACGCTGAGATCAGTTTCCGGGAATGATGCACTGATCCAACTGGATGCCGTTACCACCGCCAGCAATAAACTGGATTTCCAGGGAATGGAATTTGAATTTAAAAGCACAACAAAATCAACGGGAGAGATCACGTCTGATATCAGTACCGGGCAGATAAAGAATAAAAATACAAAAGCAGATATAACCGGTACTATTCAGCTCATGGGGCAGGACATGCCGGTAACAGCAAAAGTAACTTCCACCGGTACCTATAAGTAAATGATTTACCGGCTCAATTGCAGACGGTAATAACCTGCCGCCGTAAGCAGGCAAATACCGCCTATTATCCACCACAGGTTATTAAATCCTGTTGCAAAAGCTACTTGTGTACCGGCAGCACTGCCTATCACCTGGGCTGCACTCCAGGCCATGGTATACAAGGCAGCATATTCTCCCCTGTTGCCTTCCGAACTCCGGGATATGTAGTAGGAATTCATGAACGGCATTGCGATCATTTCTGCAAAGGTTACGGTAAGCGTAGACAGCACAGCAATAAGAAATCCATTCGCACCAGGGATATTCAATATAAAGAATGAGGCGGCCATTAAAACCGTGCCGGTTGTCATCAGGCGCAGGTAAGGTATCCTCCCCTCCAGTTTAAATACGATCACCATTTCCATCACAGCAATAAGGATCCCGTTCATCGCCATCACAACCCCTATCCAGAATTCGTTGATATGCAATCCTTCTTTGAAATACATGGGAATGGTGGTGAACAACTGGAAAAAACAAAGGGCAAACAATACCTGCAGGCCAATAAAATACATAAATGTTTTATCGGCGTGGGCCGCTTTTTCCTTCACCGGCGCTGGTTTTGACTTGGACAGATTCTGCTGCTGGGCCAGCGATACCTTGGGAACCAGCCATAACAGCAGGAATGCTGCCGTTATATTGGTAAAGCCGTCCACCCAAAACAATAAATGATAATTGATGGAAGCAAGAAAACCACCCAGCGCCCCTCCTACACCCCATCCCACGTTAATGGCAAGCCTTACGAGAGAAAAAGACTGTGTCCGGTTTTGGGGATTGCTGTAGTGAGCAACAGCGGTTGCATTCGCAGGACGGAATGATTCATTTACCATGCTCAGGAAAAATGTACAGATGCATATGGATGTAAAACTGTTCATTTTTCCAAGTGTGATGAACAAAATACCCCCCAGGAACAATGAAACGAATTGTGTGTAATAGAAACCAAAACGGTCGCTGATCCTGCCGCCCAGGAAAGCCCCCACCATCGACCCCAGTCCATACACAGCAACTACGTACCCAGCCTGGCGGGTGGTGTAGCCGATGTGTTTACAGTACAATGTCATAAATGGCAGTACCATGGTACCGCTCCGGTTTATCAGCATGACCAGGGCCAGCAGCCACATCCGCCTGCTTAACCCGGTATAGGCATTCTTGTAAAGATTAACAGTAGCACTGATCATAAAAAGTGCTGCAAAGTTATTTATTTGCAACACCTGGCTCAAAAAATTATATCAAAGGTTATCAAGTATGTCCTTTACAGAAACCCGTTTCCGGTAATCGGTATTAAAAAAAACATACTTCACTTTTCCATCTGTCCCGATGATATACGTTGCCGGTACCGGCAGGTTGGCCCCGTTTGCCCCGTTCGCTTTGTCAAAATCTATCCCGTAACCCTTGTACCTGGATATTGTTTTCGCATCCACAGCAAAATTCACCTTATACAACTTCATGATCTCCAGGCCTGCATCTTCCAGCACCGGGAAGGCAGCCCTGGTCTTTTCAATGGTCTTCCGGATACCATCAGCTGTTTCTGGTGTAACAGCCAGTACGGTGACCTTTTTATCCCGCAGCAATTGTAATGAATCGGCAAAATGGCTCAGTTGCTTATTGCAATGCGGACACCATTGTCCCCGGTAAAAAAGAATTACCACAGGGCCCTCCTTCAAACGTTCCTTCAGACTCAGCGTCTTCCCATCCTGGTCCTTAGCGGTAAAATCAGGTGCCATATCTCCCGCTTTTAAACCACCGGGATAAACGGTTTCTGTTTGTGCAAATAGAAATGAGGAAAAGAAAACCAATAGGGTAATGGGGATAAGCGATCTCTTTATCATGATTTTTTTTCAAAAGTAAAGAGATGAAACCAGCCCTTAAGTCGGCTTTACGACATCCGGGATAAAGCAGGCACTTATTGTTTGTAAT from Chitinophagaceae bacterium encodes the following:
- a CDS encoding short-chain dehydrogenase; translation: MVNDVITKFLEPSHLAKTSVKIEFKKRNSIVGIFVTSPDYEDLKSKNFWRIVSEVHIPEWKKTSDNKLAKIYSGSEFTRLTVAKEK
- a CDS encoding ketoacyl-ACP synthase III, which produces MNQSVRTVITGTGSYIPAYVKTNQDFASHNFYAEDNSALDIEPHIIVEKFKQITGIQERRYAPAGIESSDMAAEAARIAIEDSGCDPETIDQIIVAHNFGNVIKHTIQTDVLPALASRVKHSLKIKNPSCVPYDILFGCPGWVQGVIQADAYFKAGIARKCLVIGTETLSRVLDVYDRDSMIFSDGAGASVLEAKNAAETGSGVLGSSVQSHCGAEVDYLHLGKSYYPDSDPRIRYIKMKGRKVYEYAIKYVPLAMKTCLDNSGVNIGDVKKIFIHQANEKMDEGIIKEMYKLYGISVVPGNIMPMSIHNLGNSSVATIPTLYDMVRKGRMPEHNLKQGDVILFASVGAGMNINAVCYRV
- a CDS encoding DUF3472 domain-containing protein, with the translated sequence MRRSLPSVFILFFLLYQVPARSQPAVSIPAYTAYAVPEEEGTEDDESKMFSVKNGLQNWTDNKYQIQFFFRIRNKGSLQLSLLLKNDSPGNLLSITVAGKNFSLTVPRSKEFKTVKIGSVPVTDTGFYVLTIASPVKKSGTIADIKSLELSGDAVRNIHFNSNARRNSASVHLLYPLPDTVNVISFYNEISIPEGADHLHSYYMACGFARGYFGIQVNSATERRVIFSVWDAGNEAVDRNKVAAENKVQLIAKGEDVFADGFGNEGTGGHSHWVYNWKAGETYKLLVTATTDTAANSTTYAGYFFLPEQQKWKLIAAFKAPKDGKPLRKLYSFVENFQGTNGQLSRKAYFGNQWIRKENGEWKEMTKSTFSYDATGKAGDRVDHGGGAENNRFYLWNGGFKPADARFGEPFNRTATGEKPVIDLYKNADSLAEISKENKQIFAAIQEGKFDTTGSSAGIYYKILQEGNGDFVSLNDTLVVYYKGQLLNGSVFDQTKDKPAVFPLKRLIKGWQAGLPFCRQGGKIRLIIPSPLAYSIRNLGVIPPNSVLIFDVEVLEIRRPH
- a CDS encoding cold shock domain-containing protein codes for the protein MESTQKGTVKFFNSEKGFGFIKHDDSNKETFVHVSGLISDIKEGDSVEFDLKEGKKGMNAVNVKVVG
- a CDS encoding MFS transporter, with the translated sequence MISATVNLYKNAYTGLSRRMWLLALVMLINRSGTMVLPFMTLYCKHIGYTTRQAGYVVAVYGLGSMVGAFLGGRISDRFGFYYTQFVSLFLGGILFITLGKMNSFTSICICTFFLSMVNESFRPANATAVAHYSNPQNRTQSFSLVRLAINVGWGVGGALGGFLASINYHLLFWVDGFTNITAAFLLLWLVPKVSLAQQQNLSKSKPAPVKEKAAHADKTFMYFIGLQVLFALCFFQLFTTIPMYFKEGLHINEFWIGVVMAMNGILIAVMEMVIVFKLEGRIPYLRLMTTGTVLMAASFFILNIPGANGFLIAVLSTLTVTFAEMIAMPFMNSYYISRSSEGNRGEYAALYTMAWSAAQVIGSAAGTQVAFATGFNNLWWIIGGICLLTAAGYYRLQLSR
- a CDS encoding AhpC/TSA family protein gives rise to the protein MIKRSLIPITLLVFFSSFLFAQTETVYPGGLKAGDMAPDFTAKDQDGKTLSLKERLKEGPVVILFYRGQWCPHCNKQLSHFADSLQLLRDKKVTVLAVTPETADGIRKTIEKTRAAFPVLEDAGLEIMKLYKVNFAVDAKTISRYKGYGIDFDKANGANGANLPVPATYIIGTDGKVKYVFFNTDYRKRVSVKDILDNL